One stretch of Thermodesulfovibrionales bacterium DNA includes these proteins:
- a CDS encoding TIGR03013 family PEP-CTERM/XrtA system glycosyltransferase, whose product MNRIIFIILGDVVLAVTSFFTGILLRFGTLSADEVIEKPLIKIFIFTVVVILISFLAELYNQSNDSGKMIFLKIVICNILSVFILSVIFYFIPSLTIGRGLLAITIFSFSIYQFLWHRGWRSLLNMPLLAKRVLILGTGPVASKIGNLILSTNHQYALAGYVHCSSDVIAVPREKVLCSEEKLGEIVLKEKANKVIVSISERRGSLPLRDLLMCKFSGIEVLDAPSFYEQLTGKLLIENITPSWFIFSNGFKITFLKRVSKRIMDIIMAFTILIITFPLMCLVALLIKLDSRGPVLYRQIRTGEKEKKFVMYKFRTMVPDAEKDTGPVWAEKNDLRITRIGKILRKTRLDELPQIFNVIKGEMSFVGPRPERPEFVEKLKQEIPFYSERHFVKPGITGWAQIRYPYGASVEDAIEKLRYDLFYIKHLSIFFDLMIIIETIRVIILGRGR is encoded by the coding sequence ATGAATAGAATAATTTTTATCATATTGGGAGATGTAGTTCTGGCTGTTACAAGTTTTTTTACTGGCATCTTATTAAGATTTGGAACACTATCTGCTGATGAGGTAATTGAAAAACCATTAATTAAAATATTTATCTTTACCGTGGTAGTAATTCTAATCTCCTTTCTGGCAGAACTATATAACCAGAGTAATGATTCAGGTAAAATGATTTTTTTAAAAATTGTTATATGTAATATCTTGTCTGTATTTATACTGTCAGTAATTTTTTACTTTATACCCTCTTTAACAATCGGAAGGGGGCTTCTGGCAATTACAATTTTTTCCTTCAGTATTTATCAGTTTTTATGGCATAGGGGCTGGAGGTCTCTGCTGAATATGCCACTTCTAGCAAAAAGGGTTCTCATACTGGGCACAGGACCTGTTGCCAGTAAGATTGGCAACCTAATCCTTTCAACAAATCATCAATATGCCCTTGCTGGGTATGTCCATTGTTCCTCTGATGTTATTGCTGTTCCCCGGGAGAAAGTTCTGTGCAGCGAGGAAAAACTTGGTGAAATAGTTCTAAAAGAAAAGGCTAATAAGGTTATTGTATCAATCAGTGAGAGGAGAGGTTCTTTACCTTTAAGGGATTTACTTATGTGTAAGTTCAGCGGTATAGAGGTTCTAGATGCTCCTTCTTTTTATGAACAGCTTACAGGGAAATTACTTATAGAGAATATCACACCGAGCTGGTTTATTTTCTCCAATGGCTTTAAGATAACCTTTTTGAAAAGAGTTTCTAAGAGAATTATGGATATTATTATGGCATTTACAATTTTAATTATTACTTTTCCACTTATGTGCCTGGTGGCACTTCTTATCAAGCTTGACTCCAGAGGTCCGGTATTGTATCGCCAGATAAGGACGGGAGAGAAGGAGAAGAAGTTTGTAATGTATAAATTCAGAACAATGGTTCCTGATGCAGAAAAGGATACCGGACCGGTCTGGGCAGAGAAGAATGACCTCAGAATTACAAGGATTGGGAAGATATTGAGAAAAACAAGGTTAGATGAACTGCCTCAGATATTTAATGTTATAAAAGGTGAAATGAGCTTTGTGGGCCCGAGACCAGAGCGTCCTGAATTTGTGGAAAAGCTCAAGCAGGAAATACCTTTTTACAGCGAAAGACATTTTGTAAAGCCAGGAATTACTGGATGGGCACAGATAAGATATCCTTATGGAGCCTCTGTGGAAGATGCCATTGAGAAACTCAGATATGATCTTTTTTATATAAAGCATTTGTCGATTTTTTTTGACTTAATGATTATAATCGAAACAATTAGGGTAATTATACTTGGAAGGGGAAGATAA
- a CDS encoding sigma-54 dependent transcriptional regulator — protein MRGEVLIVDDEINAIKVLSAILTDEGYTIEGASSVEMALEFLRQKDFDCIITDLRMPDKDGMYLFEQINQYYPDIPVIFLTAYGTVESAVSALRLGAFYYFIKPPDYIKLKEIVSKAVEEKRFKRKFYSLSDEHAFIGESSEMKKVLNVIKSIKDSTCNVLVCGETGTGKELVARLIHFTSSRKNKPFVAVNCAAIPKELLESELFGHERGAFTGAISRRIGRFEEVASGTLLLDEIGELDFYLQAKLLRVLQEKEIERLGSNKKISVDFRLICSTNRDLELEVKKGNFRQDLYYRINVVQITLPPLRARTEDIPLLAELFLKQFSLKENKHLTFSKQVLDIFKNYHWPGNVRQLRNVIERAVVLAKGDEITIRDLPREIVCNKDEESQQCNSLKDLELLAIRDTLLKCRGNKSRAARLLGISRKTLYKRLNELSLMFPKETSKLN, from the coding sequence ATGAGAGGAGAAGTATTAATTGTAGATGATGAAATCAATGCGATAAAAGTCCTAAGTGCCATTCTTACTGATGAGGGTTATACTATTGAAGGTGCTTCTAGTGTCGAAATGGCACTTGAATTTCTTAGACAAAAAGACTTCGACTGCATCATCACAGATTTAAGAATGCCTGATAAGGATGGTATGTATTTATTCGAACAGATCAACCAATATTATCCAGATATTCCTGTGATTTTTCTCACAGCCTACGGAACAGTAGAATCAGCTGTCTCTGCATTAAGACTCGGAGCTTTTTATTATTTCATAAAACCTCCAGATTATATAAAACTTAAAGAAATTGTATCAAAGGCAGTGGAAGAGAAAAGATTCAAAAGAAAATTTTATTCATTAAGTGATGAACATGCATTTATTGGAGAGAGTAGTGAAATGAAAAAGGTTTTAAATGTAATAAAGTCCATTAAAGATTCTACCTGTAATGTTTTAGTTTGTGGAGAGACAGGTACCGGTAAAGAACTGGTCGCAAGATTAATACATTTTACAAGTTCAAGAAAAAATAAGCCCTTTGTTGCAGTAAACTGTGCCGCAATCCCTAAGGAACTTCTCGAATCAGAACTTTTTGGCCACGAAAGAGGTGCTTTTACTGGAGCTATTTCAAGGAGAATAGGCCGTTTCGAAGAGGTTGCATCAGGTACATTATTGCTTGATGAGATAGGAGAGCTTGATTTTTATCTCCAGGCCAAGCTTCTGAGGGTCCTACAGGAAAAGGAAATAGAACGCCTTGGAAGCAATAAAAAAATAAGTGTTGATTTCCGACTTATCTGTTCAACCAATCGTGATCTTGAGCTTGAAGTTAAAAAAGGAAACTTCAGACAGGATCTTTATTACCGTATAAATGTTGTCCAAATAACATTACCTCCACTAAGAGCAAGAACGGAGGACATACCCTTACTGGCAGAACTTTTTTTAAAGCAATTTTCCCTAAAAGAGAATAAGCACCTTACTTTTTCGAAACAAGTTCTTGACATTTTTAAAAACTATCATTGGCCCGGGAACGTAAGGCAGTTAAGAAATGTAATTGAACGTGCCGTAGTGCTGGCAAAAGGAGATGAGATTACTATCAGGGATTTACCAAGAGAGATAGTGTGTAATAAAGACGAAGAATCGCAACAATGCAATTCTTTAAAGGATCTGGAACTTTTGGCTATAAGGGATACCCTTTTAAAATGTAGGGGTAATAAATCAAGGGCTGCAAGGCTCCTTGGTATTTCCAGAAAGACCCTTTATAAAAGGCTGAATGAACTATCGCTTATGTTTCCCAAGGAAACATCTAAGTTAAATTAA
- a CDS encoding UpxY family transcription antiterminator — MFSNNWYAVYVKSRHEFKTYNALVQKNIETFLPVIKILRHWKDRKKMIDFPLFPGYLFVYMEARPEYFLSVLRTKGVVRFLCNDYGRPASISTEEIESLKILLGSPEQINVYPELQEGIRIRVKNGPLKGAEGIIKKKDDSFLFVVNIHILGRSVAVKLYGSDLEVA, encoded by the coding sequence ATGTTTTCTAATAACTGGTATGCAGTATATGTTAAGTCAAGGCATGAATTTAAAACGTATAATGCCCTGGTTCAAAAAAATATTGAAACATTCCTGCCGGTAATAAAGATACTCAGGCACTGGAAAGACAGAAAAAAAATGATAGATTTTCCTCTTTTTCCAGGATACCTTTTTGTATATATGGAAGCAAGACCAGAGTACTTTCTTTCGGTGTTAAGAACAAAAGGAGTTGTAAGATTTCTCTGTAATGATTATGGAAGGCCTGCTTCAATATCTACCGAGGAAATAGAATCCCTTAAAATTTTGCTTGGGAGTCCTGAACAGATAAATGTATACCCTGAGTTGCAGGAAGGTATACGAATAAGGGTAAAGAATGGACCACTTAAAGGAGCCGAAGGAATTATAAAGAAAAAAGATGATTCTTTTCTCTTTGTGGTAAATATTCATATTTTAGGCAGAAGCGTTGCCGTAAAATTGTACGGTTCTGATTTAGAGGTAGCTTAA
- a CDS encoding HAMP domain-containing histidine kinase, with product MGKKYFEAIPKIYIDKRDAVLSIFRNSKKMYLRDIGFNCFFDSGTADIILEPLGEKRPPEFVKLTVCNFRPCSFIQNLSASKKFIDIGKTASSLAHGLRNPLNAIKGAIIYICEKYKNDQSLVEFLKIMNEEISRLDNFISKFLSSSLSDSELIQMNINDVLKKIELYISYQTRSHNIKTFYEYGKIPDLILNQFQIEQAILNIINNAIEAMPWGGNLYIRTYLREDVSSNYVVIEIVDTGMGFQDKHDCLPSNESGRGYGLFITREIIKSHGGFIEINSFKGQGTSVKIYLPTKNLRFEVSK from the coding sequence GTGGGAAAAAAATATTTTGAAGCTATACCAAAGATATATATTGATAAAAGAGATGCCGTACTGAGTATATTCCGAAACAGTAAAAAAATGTATCTGAGAGATATTGGCTTTAATTGTTTTTTTGATAGCGGGACCGCAGATATAATATTAGAACCCCTGGGTGAAAAAAGGCCTCCCGAATTTGTAAAATTAACAGTATGCAACTTCCGGCCCTGTTCCTTTATTCAAAATTTAAGTGCCTCTAAAAAGTTCATAGATATAGGTAAGACTGCCTCTTCTCTTGCTCATGGTCTCAGAAATCCACTAAATGCTATCAAGGGAGCAATTATCTACATATGTGAGAAATATAAAAATGATCAGTCTCTTGTAGAATTCCTGAAGATCATGAATGAAGAAATATCGAGACTTGATAACTTTATTTCTAAATTTTTAAGCTCATCTCTCTCCGACTCGGAGTTGATTCAGATGAATATAAATGATGTATTGAAAAAAATAGAGCTCTATATTTCCTACCAGACTCGTTCACATAATATTAAAACATTTTATGAATACGGAAAGATTCCGGATTTAATTCTGAATCAATTTCAAATAGAACAGGCAATTTTGAATATAATTAATAACGCTATAGAAGCTATGCCTTGGGGTGGGAATTTATATATCCGAACCTATTTAAGAGAAGATGTATCGTCTAATTATGTTGTTATAGAGATAGTTGATACAGGTATGGGGTTTCAAGATAAACATGACTGCCTCCCTTCTAATGAAAGCGGAAGGGGTTATGGACTTTTCATCACAAGAGAGATTATTAAATCTCACGGAGGTTTTATTGAAATAAATAGCTTTAAAGGGCAAGGTACATCAGTAAAAATTTATCTGCCCACAAAAAATTTACGATTTGAGGTGTCAAAATGA
- a CDS encoding bacteriohemerythrin, giving the protein MGLFDWILKRKKTDLFIEWDNKYKVDIIEIDAQHQRLFILYNNLVEAMYRGVGMKELGNVLNELLEYTVIHFMTEEAYMEKFKYPELESHRSAHKGFREKVYNLHKDFTEGKPVLTAEVVEYVRDWLKQHVLNVDQRFAPYLKRAGAI; this is encoded by the coding sequence ATGGGACTCTTTGACTGGATATTAAAGAGAAAAAAAACTGACCTTTTTATTGAGTGGGATAATAAATATAAGGTTGATATAATTGAGATTGACGCACAGCATCAAAGATTATTCATTCTGTATAACAATCTTGTGGAAGCAATGTACAGAGGCGTAGGTATGAAGGAACTTGGTAATGTGTTAAATGAACTTCTTGAATATACTGTTATTCATTTCATGACTGAAGAGGCCTATATGGAAAAATTTAAATATCCAGAGCTTGAAAGCCATCGCTCCGCTCATAAGGGCTTCAGAGAAAAGGTTTATAATCTTCATAAGGATTTTACAGAAGGTAAACCTGTTTTAACAGCCGAGGTGGTGGAATATGTAAGGGACTGGCTCAAACAGCACGTCCTGAATGTTGATCAGAGATTTGCTCCCTATCTTAAAAGGGCAGGTGCTATATAG